A single Pseudanabaenaceae cyanobacterium SKYG29 DNA region contains:
- a CDS encoding NAD(P)H-quinone oxidoreductase subunit N → MNFLSSVAALKTSTIVPELIVILTLVVVLIVDLVSGKSNRSLPTLTNLGLMAAVAAIVWQWLHPQTNTLAFLGTFDSDRLSLVFRGIIALSALITTLISERYLLQSGVVLGEYLVILLTATLGGMFLAGANEMVTIFVSLETLSIASYLLSGYTKRDPRSNEAALKYLLIGASSSAIFLYGMSLLYGLSAGETNLLRIAAAIRRPELAVVLAMVLIVAGIAFKLSAVPFHQWTPDVYEGSPTPVVAFLSVGSKAAGFALAVRFLVTVFHTIEPEWHYVFVILTILSMVLGNVVAIAQTSMKRMLAYSSIGQAGFIMLAMLVDTEAGYASMIFYLLVYLFMNMGAFACVILFALRTGTDQISAYSGLYQKDPLLTLCLSICLLSLGGIPPLAGFFGKLYIFWAGWQAGAYGLVILGLVMSVVSIYYYIRVVKQMVVKEPQEMSEAVMGYPQISWAEPGMRPLQVAMVSTLIITSIAGIAANPLFGIVNDAVTGSRFLQASVATPVIVQSLP, encoded by the coding sequence ATGAATTTTTTATCCTCTGTTGCGGCGCTTAAGACTTCTACTATTGTGCCGGAGTTAATTGTTATCCTCACTTTGGTGGTGGTGCTCATTGTCGACCTTGTTTCTGGTAAGTCAAACCGATCGTTGCCGACTCTCACTAACTTGGGTTTGATGGCTGCTGTGGCGGCAATTGTGTGGCAATGGCTACACCCCCAAACTAATACCCTGGCGTTTTTGGGAACCTTTGATAGCGATCGGTTAAGTTTGGTATTTCGGGGTATTATAGCTCTTTCTGCCCTCATTACAACCCTCATTTCGGAGCGGTATTTATTGCAGTCGGGGGTAGTCTTAGGGGAATATCTAGTCATTTTACTGACCGCTACTTTAGGGGGAATGTTTCTAGCAGGGGCAAATGAAATGGTGACAATTTTTGTCTCTCTGGAAACCCTCAGTATTGCTTCCTACTTGCTGTCTGGCTATACCAAGCGCGACCCCCGCTCCAATGAAGCCGCACTCAAATATCTGCTCATTGGTGCTTCCAGTTCTGCCATCTTTTTGTATGGTATGTCTTTGCTCTACGGTCTGTCCGCAGGGGAGACAAATCTCTTGCGCATTGCTGCTGCTATCCGTCGGCCAGAGCTAGCGGTGGTGTTGGCGATGGTGTTGATTGTGGCGGGAATTGCTTTTAAGCTCTCGGCGGTGCCTTTCCACCAGTGGACTCCCGATGTCTATGAGGGGTCGCCTACCCCAGTGGTGGCATTTCTCTCCGTGGGGTCGAAGGCAGCGGGTTTTGCCTTGGCAGTCCGCTTTTTGGTGACGGTCTTCCACACGATCGAGCCCGAGTGGCACTATGTCTTTGTCATCTTGACCATCCTCAGCATGGTGTTGGGGAATGTGGTGGCGATCGCCCAGACCAGTATGAAACGGATGCTTGCTTACTCTTCCATTGGGCAGGCGGGTTTCATTATGCTTGCTATGCTCGTGGATACGGAGGCGGGCTATGCCAGCATGATCTTCTATCTGTTGGTCTATCTGTTTATGAATATGGGGGCGTTTGCCTGTGTCATTCTCTTTGCTTTGCGCACGGGAACGGACCAAATTAGTGCCTATAGCGGCTTGTACCAGAAAGACCCCCTGCTCACTCTCTGTTTGAGTATCTGCCTTTTGTCTTTGGGTGGTATTCCCCCCTTGGCGGGCTTCTTCGGCAAGTTGTACATCTTCTGGGCAGGCTGGCAAGCAGGTGCCTATGGTCTGGTTATCCTGGGCTTGGTGATGAGCGTGGTCTCCATTTACTACTACATCCGGGTGGTCAAACAAATGGTGGTGAAAGAACCCCAGGAGATGTCGGAGGCGGTCATGGGCTACCCCCAAATCAGTTGGGCAGAACCTGGGATGCGCCCTCTCCAGGTAGCGATGGTTTCGACGTTGATCATCACTTCTATTGCAGGCATTGCTGCCAATCCTTTGTTTGGTATTGTTAACGATGCAGTTACAGGCTCACGCTTCCTACAAGCTAGTGTTGCCACACCTGTGATTGTCCAATCTCTGCCCTAG
- a CDS encoding valine--tRNA ligase, which yields MSLPLLAKQYNPFTTEAKWQQLWEAKGIFQAEAPSQRQTFTVMIPPPNVTGSLHMGHAFEETIIDALVRWKRMMGFNTLWLPGTDHASIAVQTLLEKQLQAEKINKEELGREKFLERAWQWKAESGGTIVKQLRQLGVSVDWSRERFTMDEGLSRAVVEAFVRLYEDGLIYRGEYLVNWCPSSQSAVSDLEVENQEVKGNLWHLRYPVVGTEEYLVVATTRPETMLGDTAVAVHPEDERYKHLIGRSVLLPLVNREIPIIADEYVDRSFGSGCVKITPAHDHNDFEIGKRHHLPMINVLNKDGSINEQGGEFAGQDRFVARKHIVEKLTALGLLEKIEDYVHTVPYSERGKVPIEPFLSAQWFVKITPLAEIALDHFDRLHSPRFIPERWGKVYRDWLVKLKDWCISRQLWWGHQIPAWYIISKTNGVIEKDTPFVVARNGQEAEAKAKALYGEDIQLQQDPDVLDTWFSSGLWCFSTLGWPEATIDFQTFYPTSVLVTGFDIIFFWVARMTMLSGYLTGKMPFHTVYIHGLVRDENNQKMSKSKNNGIDPLVLINKYGTDALRFMLIKEVIGAGQDIRMDYNRKTQESSSVEAARNFANKLWNAARFVLLNLPEAPRVDYDPANLERDDRWILSRYQQTVKQVNQLFNDFLFGEAARALYEFIWGDYCDYYIELVKPRLTGVDGVSKETARSVLVQVLDGILHLLHPFMPHITEEIWHGLWQKGEDEFLALQPYPQPDLGMIDEQIEAEYQLAFDVIRVMRNLRAEAEVKPGQKVKFYLVSEQEREREILKQNQSGIELLAKGENLAILETVPMDLGQTMTGVVETVQVILPLSGVVDLAQVRAKLERSLQKLEPLIASITSRLQNASYLQKAPPEKVEQDRAELAEYQYQVKVLQERLQALQEQK from the coding sequence ATGTCCCTCCCCCTTTTAGCCAAGCAGTATAACCCCTTTACTACCGAAGCAAAATGGCAACAGTTATGGGAAGCCAAGGGCATATTCCAAGCAGAAGCCCCCTCCCAGCGGCAGACGTTTACGGTGATGATTCCACCGCCCAACGTGACGGGTAGTTTGCACATGGGACACGCTTTTGAAGAGACGATCATTGATGCTCTGGTACGCTGGAAACGCATGATGGGGTTTAATACTCTGTGGTTGCCAGGGACAGACCATGCTAGTATCGCTGTGCAGACTTTGTTAGAAAAACAACTGCAAGCGGAAAAGATTAACAAAGAAGAACTAGGGAGAGAGAAGTTTCTAGAGCGAGCTTGGCAATGGAAGGCAGAATCAGGGGGCACGATCGTTAAACAGCTGCGGCAGTTGGGGGTATCAGTGGACTGGTCGCGGGAAAGATTTACGATGGACGAGGGATTATCGCGGGCAGTAGTAGAAGCTTTTGTGCGTTTGTATGAAGACGGCTTAATCTATCGTGGCGAATACCTAGTAAATTGGTGTCCCTCTTCCCAGTCAGCAGTGTCGGATTTGGAAGTAGAAAACCAAGAAGTTAAGGGAAATCTCTGGCATTTGCGCTATCCCGTGGTGGGAACAGAGGAATATTTGGTGGTGGCGACAACCCGCCCAGAGACAATGTTAGGCGATACAGCAGTGGCAGTGCACCCAGAAGATGAGAGATACAAGCATTTAATCGGACGATCGGTTTTACTACCCTTAGTCAATCGTGAGATTCCCATTATTGCCGATGAATATGTCGATCGTTCTTTTGGTAGTGGCTGTGTGAAGATAACGCCGGCCCATGACCACAATGACTTTGAGATTGGTAAGCGTCATCATTTACCGATGATCAATGTCTTAAACAAAGATGGCTCAATCAATGAGCAGGGGGGGGAATTTGCTGGGCAAGACCGCTTTGTTGCCCGTAAGCACATAGTAGAGAAACTGACAGCCCTGGGCTTGCTAGAAAAGATAGAAGACTATGTCCATACGGTGCCCTACTCAGAAAGGGGAAAAGTACCTATAGAGCCATTTTTGTCTGCCCAGTGGTTTGTCAAAATTACACCGTTGGCAGAGATTGCCCTCGACCATTTCGATCGGTTGCACTCACCACGTTTTATTCCTGAACGCTGGGGGAAAGTTTATCGTGATTGGTTAGTGAAGCTGAAAGACTGGTGTATTTCACGGCAGTTGTGGTGGGGACATCAGATTCCTGCTTGGTACATTATCAGTAAGACGAATGGAGTTATTGAAAAAGATACACCCTTTGTTGTGGCCAGGAATGGGCAGGAAGCAGAGGCAAAGGCAAAGGCTCTGTACGGTGAAGACATCCAACTGCAACAAGACCCCGATGTCTTAGATACTTGGTTTTCTTCTGGTTTATGGTGTTTTTCTACTCTGGGGTGGCCCGAGGCAACGATCGATTTCCAGACCTTCTACCCCACCTCAGTCTTGGTGACGGGTTTTGACATTATTTTCTTTTGGGTAGCACGGATGACAATGCTATCGGGTTATCTGACAGGTAAGATGCCCTTTCACACGGTTTACATTCATGGCTTGGTGCGGGATGAAAACAACCAAAAGATGTCCAAGTCGAAAAACAATGGCATTGATCCCCTCGTGCTAATCAACAAGTATGGCACCGATGCCCTGCGGTTCATGCTGATTAAAGAGGTGATTGGGGCGGGGCAGGATATTCGCATGGACTACAACCGCAAAACCCAGGAGAGTAGCAGTGTAGAAGCTGCGCGCAACTTTGCTAACAAGCTGTGGAATGCTGCCCGCTTTGTCTTACTGAATTTACCAGAGGCACCTAGGGTTGATTATGACCCTGCTAACCTAGAAAGGGACGATCGGTGGATTCTCTCCCGTTATCAGCAGACAGTCAAGCAGGTCAACCAGTTGTTTAATGATTTTCTTTTTGGTGAGGCTGCCCGTGCCCTCTACGAGTTCATCTGGGGGGATTACTGTGATTACTACATTGAGTTGGTCAAACCCCGTCTGACAGGGGTAGATGGTGTTAGCAAGGAGACAGCCCGATCGGTCTTGGTACAAGTCCTAGACGGCATTTTACATCTACTGCATCCTTTCATGCCCCATATTACGGAAGAGATATGGCATGGTTTGTGGCAGAAGGGTGAAGATGAATTTCTAGCTTTGCAACCTTATCCTCAGCCTGACCTAGGGATGATTGATGAACAAATAGAGGCAGAATATCAGTTGGCTTTCGATGTCATACGGGTTATGCGGAATTTGCGGGCAGAGGCAGAGGTTAAACCAGGGCAGAAGGTCAAGTTTTATCTGGTATCAGAGCAGGAGCGCGAAAGAGAGATACTAAAGCAGAATCAAAGCGGCATTGAACTCCTAGCTAAGGGGGAGAATCTGGCGATACTGGAGACCGTACCAATGGATTTAGGACAGACAATGACAGGAGTAGTAGAAACAGTACAGGTGATCTTGCCGCTATCGGGTGTCGTAGATTTGGCACAGGTGCGGGCGAAGCTGGAACGATCGTTACAGAAGTTAGAACCATTGATTGCCAGTATTACCAGTCGTCTGCAAAATGCATCCTACTTACAGAAAGCCCCCCCTGAGAAAGTAGAGCAAGACAGAGCAGAGCTGGCAGAATATCAGTATCAGGTCAAGGTTTTACAGGAGCGTTTACAAGCCTTGCAGGAGCAAAAGTAG
- a CDS encoding WecB/TagA/CpsF family glycosyltransferase, giving the protein MDSVSSLEILGLPLTLASDYLALAQKLPSGHIVTLNAEMVMLAQHNCQLAQIIRQAELVIPDGAGVVLYACWRNYRLDRCPGIDLAAKLLEFAGEKGLKVFFLGAKPEVISRTVAYWQQQLPQLQIVGWHHGYFDAIEEKQIIATLEQTQPDLILVALGVPKQEIWISEHRSVCPQAVWIGVGGSFDIWAGVKKRAPKWLGRMHLEWLYRLLQEPWRWRRMLVLPQFLWLSLWERRHN; this is encoded by the coding sequence ATGGACAGCGTTAGCAGCCTAGAAATTTTAGGGTTACCTCTAACCCTTGCGTCTGACTATCTGGCACTGGCACAAAAACTGCCCAGCGGTCACATTGTCACCCTCAACGCCGAAATGGTGATGCTGGCTCAGCACAACTGTCAACTTGCCCAGATTATTCGGCAGGCAGAACTGGTAATACCCGATGGAGCAGGGGTTGTCCTCTATGCCTGCTGGCGCAATTACCGCCTCGATCGTTGTCCTGGCATCGACCTTGCCGCTAAGTTACTAGAGTTTGCTGGGGAAAAAGGCTTAAAAGTCTTCTTTCTGGGAGCCAAACCAGAGGTCATTTCCCGCACCGTAGCATACTGGCAACAGCAACTCCCCCAACTACAGATAGTGGGTTGGCATCATGGGTACTTTGATGCAATTGAAGAAAAGCAGATTATTGCAACCCTGGAACAAACTCAGCCTGACCTAATTTTGGTTGCCCTAGGGGTACCCAAGCAGGAGATTTGGATTAGTGAGCACCGATCGGTATGTCCCCAGGCAGTGTGGATTGGTGTGGGGGGCAGTTTTGACATTTGGGCGGGAGTAAAAAAGCGTGCACCCAAGTGGTTGGGAAGAATGCATCTGGAATGGCTCTATCGTCTATTACAGGAACCTTGGCGGTGGCGGCGCATGTTAGTTTTACCCCAGTTCCTGTGGTTGAGCCTGTGGGAACGAAGGCATAACTAG
- a CDS encoding WYL domain-containing transcriptional regulator, translated as MSVTREFNLRVLQLLCQRPYRRQELAEVLEREFPETRDIQQRIDRSIKRWRDLGCDIESGKNLPYTLRKSGLPLLLSEEQKQAIALASQLLESLGFAAEGAHLREILITSAESVAIPFFASNFNPPTTYSDSSLRQKIATLRDRLAAKRRFVIRYRNSKGEEHNWDIDLAQLHLHDGILFLFAHVPTPPIIYDHNDPTARNFSFRIDRIQDIGASSITPWYRREFPTLTVQYLLYGDLRSYQSRRPQEEILQRTDEYVIVKSREVSSFWFQQRVFRYLPNCQILSPQWLQDKVNRILREALVMPSFPQAQPQELG; from the coding sequence ATGAGTGTGACAAGGGAGTTTAATTTACGGGTTCTGCAGTTGCTATGTCAGCGTCCCTACAGGCGACAGGAACTGGCAGAGGTTTTAGAAAGGGAGTTTCCCGAGACGAGGGATATTCAGCAGCGGATTGACCGCAGCATCAAAAGGTGGCGTGACCTGGGGTGTGACATTGAGAGTGGGAAAAATTTGCCCTATACCTTGCGTAAGAGTGGGTTGCCCCTGCTCCTGTCAGAAGAACAGAAACAAGCGATCGCTTTAGCCAGTCAGCTGCTGGAAAGTTTGGGTTTTGCGGCAGAGGGTGCCCATCTACGGGAAATTCTAATTACCAGTGCTGAGTCAGTAGCAATCCCGTTTTTCGCTAGCAACTTCAATCCCCCCACCACCTACAGTGACAGCTCTTTGCGCCAGAAAATAGCTACTCTACGCGATCGGTTAGCTGCCAAAAGAAGGTTTGTCATCCGTTATCGCAATTCTAAAGGGGAAGAACATAATTGGGATATAGATTTAGCCCAGTTGCACTTGCATGACGGTATTCTTTTCCTGTTTGCCCATGTGCCTACGCCCCCCATAATCTACGATCACAACGACCCCACAGCCCGCAATTTTTCTTTCCGTATCGATCGGATTCAAGACATCGGGGCTAGTTCTATCACTCCCTGGTACCGAAGAGAGTTTCCCACCTTAACAGTGCAGTATCTTTTGTATGGTGACCTGAGAAGTTATCAATCCCGCCGCCCCCAGGAAGAAATACTGCAAAGGACTGATGAGTATGTCATAGTGAAGAGTAGAGAGGTCAGCTCTTTTTGGTTTCAACAGCGTGTCTTCCGTTACCTACCCAATTGCCAAATTCTCTCCCCTCAATGGTTACAGGATAAAGTCAATCGTATTTTGAGAGAAGCACTAGTTATGCCTTCGTTCCCACAGGCTCAACCACAGGAACTGGGGTAA
- the cas3 gene encoding type I-D CRISPR-associated helicase Cas3' — protein sequence MEIHLKPLYSQLNYAPCPLGCNDRCLVKERATNLGMFPCPLSRHQAETCAAILSKEYNVIINVARTGDGKSLAAYLPALLDRQFRIMGLYPTIELAADQARQQEDYHQLFGFRPEETVKRVEHLYGAELARRSAGGSKFVELLTAIQNKPILLTNPDIFHYITHVFYRNPAYSGQKLIASLSRFPDLWVVDEFHIFAAHQETALLNSILLLRALYDNPDRPRQFLFTTATPKETWLNLLIKTGLKLKRVEGHYTDVPCSGYRQISQGINLEFISLTTEQNAEEWIQSNQERIAIYLQTEKRGRGLVILNSVAAVRRLANKLHMTGIEIINVTGQTDTQQRATNRRILLESDKPVLVLATSAVDVGVDFAIHLLIFEMADLSTFIQRLGRLGRHAGFSHYQGIALIPPSTPWIEARLREQFTEGASYKRDEFQEKMADVLEDRQDYGDYRRRWGGLQMEGLVEQLLTLSEDRSVIRPVIDTFLETVKSIYGEDSDCYRKQWYAIGQEKVGNLIQQELLRFRGSSDLQVGVWDRHQFYTYDLLRLIPHIKGRKIDRSEFLSQAEKRGFTKYEFPEGYLIGCIKVEAWLEKRQRINLYTSSDSEDLPACELTVVHNLYIEGHPQKDLGNFIKTCKLLAFLVPIGRKNNDRYWQLMRKLSLPPTFGLYQLFTSDRAAFACAFNQNALILEALKHRIAKEFCPDRSYIY from the coding sequence ATGGAAATTCATCTGAAGCCCCTCTACTCCCAACTAAATTATGCTCCTTGTCCCCTGGGGTGTAACGATCGGTGTCTAGTCAAAGAGAGAGCGACTAACTTGGGCATGTTTCCCTGCCCCCTCTCTCGTCATCAAGCAGAGACCTGTGCTGCTATTCTCAGTAAAGAATACAACGTTATTATCAATGTTGCGCGGACAGGAGATGGTAAGTCTTTAGCTGCTTATCTACCCGCTTTGCTAGACCGACAATTTCGCATTATGGGACTTTATCCCACGATCGAGTTAGCTGCTGACCAAGCTCGACAGCAGGAAGATTATCATCAATTGTTTGGATTTAGACCTGAGGAAACCGTAAAGAGAGTAGAACATCTTTATGGCGCAGAGTTAGCTAGGCGGAGTGCTGGTGGTTCAAAGTTTGTGGAGTTGCTAACTGCTATACAAAACAAGCCGATTTTGCTAACTAATCCTGACATTTTCCATTACATTACCCATGTCTTTTACAGAAATCCTGCCTACAGTGGACAAAAACTAATAGCTAGCCTGTCTCGTTTCCCCGACCTATGGGTAGTAGATGAGTTTCATATCTTTGCTGCCCACCAGGAAACTGCTCTCCTCAACAGTATCTTGTTACTGCGAGCTTTATATGACAATCCCGATCGACCACGGCAGTTCCTCTTCACAACCGCTACTCCTAAAGAGACCTGGCTAAATCTTCTAATAAAAACGGGGTTGAAGCTGAAGAGGGTGGAGGGCCACTACACAGATGTACCTTGTTCAGGTTATCGCCAGATTAGTCAGGGCATCAATTTAGAGTTTATTTCTCTAACTACAGAACAAAATGCTGAGGAATGGATACAGTCAAATCAAGAGAGAATTGCTATCTATTTACAAACAGAGAAACGGGGCAGAGGACTAGTCATCTTAAATTCTGTAGCAGCAGTTAGAAGACTAGCTAATAAACTGCATATGACAGGCATAGAAATCATTAACGTAACAGGGCAAACAGACACGCAGCAGAGGGCCACAAATCGTAGAATTTTATTGGAAAGTGACAAACCAGTTTTAGTGCTAGCCACTTCCGCCGTGGATGTGGGGGTAGACTTTGCTATTCATTTACTTATCTTTGAGATGGCTGACCTGTCCACTTTCATTCAGCGCCTTGGTCGTCTTGGTCGTCATGCGGGCTTCAGTCACTATCAAGGAATTGCTCTCATTCCCCCTTCCACACCCTGGATAGAAGCGAGATTAAGGGAACAATTTACCGAAGGAGCATCCTACAAACGGGATGAATTTCAGGAAAAGATGGCAGATGTCTTAGAAGACAGACAAGATTACGGCGACTATCGTCGGCGCTGGGGAGGGCTACAAATGGAAGGTTTAGTAGAACAACTACTCACTCTCTCAGAAGACCGATCGGTTATCCGTCCTGTCATTGATACTTTCTTGGAAACTGTTAAATCCATCTATGGCGAAGACAGCGATTGCTATCGTAAACAATGGTATGCCATAGGTCAGGAGAAGGTAGGCAATCTAATTCAACAAGAGTTACTGCGCTTTCGTGGTAGCAGCGACTTGCAGGTAGGGGTGTGGGATCGGCACCAGTTTTATACCTATGATTTGTTGCGTTTAATACCCCATATTAAAGGGAGAAAAATTGACCGATCGGAGTTTTTAAGCCAAGCAGAAAAGCGTGGATTTACAAAATATGAATTTCCTGAAGGATACTTAATTGGCTGTATCAAGGTTGAGGCATGGCTAGAAAAACGACAGCGAATCAATCTCTACACTAGTAGTGACAGTGAAGACCTCCCAGCCTGTGAATTAACTGTAGTCCATAATCTCTATATTGAAGGACATCCGCAGAAAGATTTAGGTAACTTTATCAAGACATGCAAACTACTAGCTTTTCTCGTGCCCATAGGTAGGAAAAACAACGATCGTTACTGGCAGTTAATGAGGAAGCTGAGTCTACCCCCTACATTTGGTCTGTATCAATTGTTCACATCTGATCGAGCAGCATTTGCTTGTGCCTTTAACCAAAATGCACTTATATTGGAAGCATTGAAGCATAGAATAGCTAAAGAGTTTTGTCCCGATCGGTCTTACATTTACTAG
- the cbiB gene encoding adenosylcobinamide-phosphate synthase CbiB codes for MLILLAALLDYCLGDPIGWLHPVQVIGWVISLGTALTIDKTSQPRFSPRWMRVWGIVLALVVILGSGIIGGVICEGLAKIDSYWGDVGAVILLASCLAGRSLRRAAEEVLQVLTDLPEARRRLSNYVGRDTEHLDEKEILRAVMETVTENGVDGVTAPLFYALLGSFLFPPYGGVIFALSYKASSTLDSMIGYKTPPFTDLGWFSAKTEDCLTWLPCRLTVFTLALLSCRPLYVWRICQRDAVHDPSPNSGWSECVYAAILGVQLGGENRYKGLIKRKPLLGDNLQPITPTTISDALSLTRWCCLTWLLLWSLLLLLQGL; via the coding sequence TTGCTAATTCTGTTGGCTGCTCTCTTGGACTATTGTCTGGGTGACCCGATCGGTTGGCTCCATCCTGTGCAAGTCATCGGTTGGGTCATTTCCCTTGGTACAGCATTGACGATCGATAAAACTTCTCAACCGCGGTTTTCCCCTCGGTGGATGCGTGTTTGGGGTATAGTTTTGGCATTGGTGGTGATACTTGGCAGTGGCATAATTGGGGGGGTAATCTGTGAAGGATTGGCAAAGATTGATAGTTATTGGGGAGATGTAGGGGCGGTAATTTTGCTCGCCAGTTGTTTGGCAGGCAGAAGCTTAAGGCGGGCTGCAGAGGAGGTACTCCAGGTTTTAACAGATTTACCAGAGGCTAGAAGAAGACTGAGTAATTACGTGGGCAGAGATACAGAACATTTAGACGAAAAAGAGATATTGCGGGCAGTGATGGAAACCGTGACGGAAAACGGCGTAGATGGTGTAACCGCCCCTTTGTTCTATGCTCTGCTTGGCTCTTTTCTCTTTCCACCCTACGGGGGAGTGATATTTGCTCTTAGTTACAAAGCTAGTAGTACCTTGGATTCCATGATTGGTTACAAAACCCCACCTTTCACAGATTTGGGTTGGTTTAGTGCTAAAACGGAAGACTGCTTGACCTGGTTACCCTGTCGTTTAACTGTTTTCACTCTGGCGCTTTTGTCTTGTCGTCCTCTCTATGTCTGGCGTATTTGTCAACGGGATGCTGTCCATGACCCCAGCCCCAACTCTGGTTGGAGTGAATGTGTCTACGCCGCTATTTTGGGTGTGCAACTGGGGGGAGAAAATCGTTATAAAGGTCTGATTAAACGTAAACCCCTCCTAGGGGATAACCTACAGCCAATTACGCCCACTACAATCTCCGATGCCCTCTCCTTGACCCGTTGGTGTTGCCTGACTTGGCTATTATTGTGGAGTCTACTTTTGCTCCTGCAAGGCTTGTAA